One window of the Streptomyces asoensis genome contains the following:
- a CDS encoding dihydrodipicolinate synthase family protein, with protein MAASTAHTAPTTPPAPVTSPHRPWHGVLVATAIPLRDDLSVDYDRYAEHCAWLVANGCDGVVPNGSLGEYQVLTPEERARVVETAVAAIGGDRVMPGVAAYGSAEARRWTEQAAEAGCAAVMLLPPNAYRADERAVVAHYAEVAGAGLPVVAYNNPIDTKVDLVPELLARLHGEGHVQGVKEFSGDVRRAYRIAELAPELDLLIGADDVLLELAVAGAKGWVAGYPNALPRSSVELYRAAVAGDLTTALPLYRQLHPLLRWDSRVEFVQAIKLSMDVVGRHGGGCRPPRVPLLPDHEAAVRASTEKAVAAGLA; from the coding sequence ATGGCCGCCTCCACCGCCCACACCGCCCCCACCACTCCCCCTGCTCCCGTCACCTCCCCACACCGCCCCTGGCATGGCGTCCTCGTCGCCACCGCGATCCCGCTCCGCGACGACCTCTCCGTCGACTACGACCGGTACGCCGAGCACTGCGCCTGGCTGGTGGCGAACGGCTGTGACGGCGTCGTACCCAACGGCTCCCTGGGCGAGTACCAGGTACTCACGCCCGAGGAGCGCGCCAGGGTGGTGGAGACCGCGGTGGCCGCGATCGGCGGGGACCGGGTGATGCCCGGCGTCGCCGCCTACGGCTCGGCGGAGGCCCGCCGTTGGACCGAGCAGGCGGCCGAAGCGGGCTGCGCGGCGGTGATGCTGCTCCCGCCCAACGCCTACCGCGCGGACGAGCGAGCCGTCGTGGCCCACTACGCGGAGGTCGCCGGGGCGGGTCTGCCGGTCGTGGCGTACAACAACCCGATCGACACCAAGGTCGACCTCGTCCCCGAACTGCTGGCCCGGCTGCACGGCGAGGGCCATGTCCAAGGCGTCAAGGAGTTCTCGGGCGACGTCCGCCGCGCCTACCGGATCGCCGAACTCGCGCCGGAGCTGGACCTGTTGATCGGTGCCGACGATGTGCTGCTGGAACTGGCCGTGGCCGGCGCCAAGGGCTGGGTGGCCGGATACCCCAACGCGCTGCCGAGGTCCTCGGTGGAGCTGTACCGGGCGGCCGTCGCCGGTGATCTCACCACCGCGCTCCCCCTCTACCGTCAGCTTCACCCGCTGCTGCGCTGGGACTCGCGGGTGGAGTTCGTCCAGGCGATCAAACTCTCGATGGACGTCGTGGGGCGCCACGGCGGTGGCTGCCGCCCACCACGGGTCCCGCTGCTGCCGGACCACGAGGCGGCCGTCCGCGCGTCCACCGAGAAGGCCGTCGCGGCCGGTCTGGCGTAA
- a CDS encoding NAD(P)/FAD-dependent oxidoreductase translates to MTEHRPVLAVIGAGPAGLAGALAAAARGVRVVLIDSATEAGGQFYRQPAKGLGARRPQALHHQWRTWERLRAGLDTHLAAGRITHLSDRHVWCVERKSSGFSVHALIGPEQEESVAVRADGVLLATGGYEKVLPFSGWTLPGVVTAGGAQALLKGGLVLPGRTAVVAGTGPLLLPVATGLAAAGAQVVALVESAGPRDFTRRARTWAGAPAKLAEGAVCAAQLLRQRVSVMTRHVVVEAHGTERLEAVTVAALDSEGRPAPGTQRRIACDTLAVGHGLLPHTDLAEGLGCRLDGPSVRVDDEQRTDVPGVWAAGEATGIGGSALSLAEGHIAGRSAAARLTDTVPDPREWAPAARARTRLRSFFAALDAAYAARPVRWTEQVTDETVVCRCEEVTAGAVREAVGALGAGDLRTVKLLTRAGMGWCQGRMCEPGVAGVAGCTLTPARRLLARPVPLGVLAAPADPTAPQ, encoded by the coding sequence ATGACTGAGCACCGCCCGGTGCTGGCGGTGATCGGCGCGGGACCGGCCGGCCTCGCCGGCGCCCTGGCAGCCGCTGCCCGTGGCGTGCGGGTGGTGTTGATCGACTCCGCCACCGAGGCGGGCGGGCAGTTCTATCGGCAGCCCGCGAAGGGGCTCGGCGCGCGGCGCCCACAGGCCCTCCATCACCAGTGGCGCACCTGGGAGCGACTGCGTGCCGGGCTCGACACCCACCTCGCCGCCGGCCGCATCACTCACCTGAGTGATCGTCATGTGTGGTGCGTGGAAAGGAAATCGAGCGGGTTCTCCGTGCACGCGCTGATCGGTCCGGAGCAGGAGGAGTCCGTCGCGGTCCGCGCCGACGGGGTGTTGCTGGCGACCGGCGGCTACGAGAAGGTCCTGCCGTTCTCCGGCTGGACACTGCCCGGCGTGGTCACCGCGGGCGGCGCCCAGGCACTGCTGAAGGGCGGGCTCGTCCTGCCCGGCCGTACGGCGGTCGTGGCCGGCACGGGCCCTCTGCTGCTCCCCGTCGCCACCGGCCTCGCGGCTGCGGGCGCCCAGGTCGTCGCCCTGGTGGAGTCGGCCGGTCCGAGGGATTTCACACGTCGGGCGCGGACCTGGGCAGGCGCCCCCGCGAAGCTCGCAGAGGGGGCCGTGTGCGCGGCCCAACTCCTGCGTCAGCGCGTTTCAGTGATGACCCGTCATGTTGTGGTGGAGGCGCACGGTACCGAGCGGCTGGAGGCCGTCACCGTCGCCGCGCTGGACTCCGAAGGCCGACCGGCGCCCGGCACACAACGACGTATCGCCTGCGACACCCTCGCCGTAGGCCACGGCCTGCTGCCGCACACCGACCTCGCGGAGGGGCTCGGCTGCCGCCTCGACGGGCCGAGCGTTCGCGTCGACGACGAACAGCGCACCGACGTCCCCGGCGTCTGGGCCGCCGGCGAGGCCACGGGGATCGGCGGCTCGGCGTTGTCGCTCGCCGAGGGGCACATCGCCGGACGGTCGGCGGCGGCAAGGCTGACGGACACCGTCCCCGACCCGCGGGAGTGGGCCCCGGCCGCGCGGGCCCGTACCCGGCTGCGGTCGTTCTTCGCGGCACTGGACGCCGCGTATGCCGCCCGGCCCGTCCGGTGGACGGAGCAGGTCACCGACGAGACGGTCGTGTGCCGCTGCGAGGAGGTCACCGCCGGCGCCGTCCGCGAGGCCGTCGGCGCGCTCGGCGCGGGTGACCTGCGCACCGTGAAGCTGCTGACCCGGGCCGGAATGGGCTGGTGCCAGGGCCGCATGTGCGAGCCCGGAGTGGCCGGTGTCGCGGGCTGCACGCTCACTCCGGCACGACGACTGCTGGCCCGCCCCGTACCCCTGGGGGTGCTCGCCGCCCCGGCCGATCCCACGGCCCCACAGTGA
- a CDS encoding (2Fe-2S)-binding protein, translating into MNPLKLTRARPGAPFTVTFDGREIEALPGQTIAAALWASGVTAWRTTRGEGRARGVFCGIGVCFDCLVTVDGRPGQRACLVAAVPGADVRTQVGTGHEGAGHEGTGHDD; encoded by the coding sequence GTGAACCCCCTGAAGCTGACCCGGGCCCGCCCCGGCGCCCCGTTCACCGTGACCTTCGACGGCCGGGAGATCGAGGCGTTGCCCGGTCAGACGATCGCCGCCGCACTGTGGGCGTCCGGCGTCACGGCCTGGCGCACCACGCGGGGCGAGGGGCGTGCGCGCGGGGTCTTCTGCGGGATCGGCGTGTGCTTCGACTGTCTGGTGACCGTCGACGGCCGCCCCGGCCAACGGGCCTGTCTGGTAGCGGCCGTGCCGGGCGCCGACGTCCGCACGCAGGTGGGGACGGGCCACGAGGGAGCGGGTCACGAGGGGACGGGCCACGATGACTGA
- a CDS encoding NAD(P)/FAD-dependent oxidoreductase — protein MTKRPSGDVVVVGAGMVGAACALYAARAGLDVILVDRGPVAGGTTGAGEGNLLVSDKEPGPELRLALLSARLWGELAQELGAAVEYEPKGGLVVASTPESLTALTDLATGQRTAGVSAVHVQADQLHALEPYLAHGLAGGVLYPQDAQVMPTLAAAHLVRASGARLETGRTVTRVLRDTAGAVRGVRTDRGDILAPAVVNAAGTWGAEVAALAGVRLPVLPRRGFVLVTEPLPRRVRHKVYAADYVADVASDSAALHTSPVVEGTAAGPVLIGASRERVGFDRSFSLPVVRALAAGATRLFPFLEHVRAMRTYLGFRPYLPDHLPAVGPDPRVPGLFHACGHEGAGIGLATGTGHLIAQTLTGRRPELDLTPFRPDRFDRPDHLDRCAEEATP, from the coding sequence GTGACCAAGCGACCGAGCGGTGACGTCGTGGTCGTCGGCGCCGGCATGGTGGGTGCCGCCTGCGCGCTGTACGCGGCCCGTGCCGGACTGGACGTGATCCTGGTCGACCGGGGTCCGGTGGCCGGCGGCACGACCGGCGCGGGTGAGGGGAATCTCCTCGTCTCCGACAAGGAGCCCGGACCCGAACTCCGACTGGCCCTGCTGTCGGCTCGGTTGTGGGGCGAGCTGGCTCAAGAGCTGGGCGCGGCCGTCGAGTACGAACCCAAGGGCGGTCTCGTCGTCGCCTCCACGCCCGAATCGCTCACCGCCCTGACGGATCTGGCGACCGGACAGCGCACGGCCGGGGTGTCGGCGGTCCATGTCCAGGCGGATCAACTCCACGCACTGGAGCCGTACTTGGCACACGGTCTCGCGGGCGGCGTGCTGTACCCGCAGGACGCCCAGGTGATGCCCACCCTGGCCGCAGCCCACCTCGTACGGGCCTCGGGTGCGCGTCTGGAGACGGGTCGCACGGTGACACGGGTACTGCGCGACACCGCCGGTGCCGTACGGGGCGTACGTACCGACCGGGGCGACATCCTGGCGCCGGCCGTGGTGAACGCGGCCGGGACCTGGGGGGCCGAGGTGGCCGCGCTGGCGGGGGTCCGGCTGCCCGTACTCCCCCGCCGCGGCTTCGTCCTGGTCACCGAACCGCTGCCGCGCCGGGTGCGGCACAAGGTGTACGCCGCCGACTACGTGGCCGACGTGGCGAGCGACTCGGCCGCCCTGCACACCTCACCGGTCGTCGAGGGGACCGCCGCCGGGCCCGTGCTGATCGGCGCGAGCCGTGAACGGGTCGGCTTCGACCGGTCCTTCTCGCTGCCGGTCGTACGCGCCCTGGCGGCGGGCGCGACGCGCCTGTTCCCGTTCCTGGAACACGTACGGGCGATGCGCACCTACCTCGGCTTCCGCCCCTACCTGCCCGACCATCTGCCCGCCGTCGGGCCCGACCCTCGTGTGCCCGGGCTGTTCCACGCCTGCGGGCACGAGGGCGCGGGCATCGGGCTCGCGACCGGCACCGGTCACCTGATCGCGCAGACCCTCACCGGCCGACGCCCGGAGCTGGACCTGACACCGTTCCGCCCCGACCGCTTCGACCGCCCCGACCACCTTGACCGCTGCGCCGAGGAGGCCACGCCGTGA
- a CDS encoding nucleotidyltransferase domain-containing protein, giving the protein MTVTNILLSGIVGSTAYGLAHEGSDVDRLGMFAAPTEDLHGLRRPKESHVSTAPDRTLHEAAKWCRLALGGNPTVMELVWLPDELYEVRTPLGNELIALRETLLSARRVRDAYLGYATQQFRRLRNRSEGPLTADTRKRTAKHARHLKRLCTQGYELYATGRLTIRVDDPESYHKFGEQVAADPEAAMPLLRGFEEAFAETRSVLPEQPDETAADAWLRRVRRQFYPATQATPV; this is encoded by the coding sequence GTGACCGTCACCAACATCCTGCTGTCCGGAATCGTCGGCTCGACCGCCTACGGGCTCGCCCACGAAGGCTCCGACGTGGACCGCCTCGGCATGTTCGCCGCCCCCACCGAGGACCTGCACGGCCTGCGCCGGCCGAAGGAGTCGCACGTCAGCACGGCACCCGACCGCACCCTGCACGAGGCCGCGAAGTGGTGCCGGCTGGCCCTCGGCGGCAACCCGACCGTGATGGAACTCGTCTGGCTGCCGGACGAGTTGTACGAGGTGCGGACCCCGCTCGGCAACGAACTCATCGCTCTCCGCGAGACGTTGCTCAGCGCCCGCCGGGTCCGGGACGCCTATCTCGGCTACGCCACGCAGCAGTTCCGGAGGCTGCGGAACCGCAGCGAAGGCCCCCTCACCGCGGACACCCGCAAACGAACCGCCAAACACGCCCGTCACCTCAAACGACTGTGCACCCAGGGCTACGAGCTGTATGCCACCGGCCGGTTGACGATCCGCGTCGACGACCCCGAGAGCTACCACAAGTTCGGTGAACAGGTCGCGGCCGATCCCGAAGCCGCGATGCCGCTGCTGCGCGGCTTCGAGGAGGCGTTCGCCGAGACGCGCAGCGTGCTGCCCGAACAGCCCGACGAGACGGCCGCCGACGCGTGGCTGCGCCGGGTGCGGAGGCAGTTCTACCCGGCGACGCAGGCCACGCCCGTGTGA
- a CDS encoding elongation factor G yields the protein MRNHLDRHLSAVRNLGILAHVDAGKTTVTERILYATGTTHKRGEVHDGTTITDFDPQERDRGITIFAAAVSCDWDGHRINLIDTPGHVDFADEVERSLRVLDGAVAVFDAVAGVEPQSESVWRQADRHGVPRIAFVNKLDRVGADLDAAVASIRERLHPVPLVVHLPIGTEDGFTGVVDLLRMRALTWSDGGGTAVEDVVPEDLREEALRRRRLLEEAVAERHPAALEEFCDRETLSAETLSSTLRELTRTGDAVVVLCGSAYRNRGIEPLLDAVVAYLPSPLDVPPVCGMPGGAAGMRNTKGGMRDAVDGMHGTVHGMHEGADTQRETADRIQDAVGEQRPADPTAPFAALAFKVAATPTGRLTYLRVYSGTIEKGDAVWESGARRIERIGRILRVQADRHAQLERAVAGDIVAVIGLKSARAGSTLSAPGAPVVLEPPGVADPVVSVAVEARTSTDADRLASALARLAEEDPSLVVRTDPETGQTVLSGMGELHLEVAVEKIRRSLGLEVNVGRPRVTYRETVARGVSGRVFRHVKQDGGAGQFAQIVLDVEPLGADETGGAAETGFTFRSTVVGGRVPQEYVRAVEAGCRDALAEGPVGGHPVTGLRVTLTDGATHVKDSSEMAFRTAGRLGLREALRGCAMVVLEPVVEVTVTVPEDAVGGVLGDLAARRGRVTDSAVRGGSAVVTATVPLAELFGYATRLRSRTQGRGTFSARPTGYAPAPAVATTR from the coding sequence GTGCGCAACCACCTCGACCGTCATCTCTCCGCCGTGCGCAACCTGGGCATCCTCGCCCATGTCGACGCCGGCAAGACCACCGTCACGGAGCGGATCCTGTATGCCACCGGGACCACGCACAAGCGCGGCGAGGTCCACGACGGCACGACCATCACCGACTTCGACCCTCAGGAGCGCGACCGTGGAATCACCATCTTCGCCGCGGCCGTCAGCTGCGACTGGGACGGTCACCGCATCAACCTGATCGACACTCCGGGGCACGTCGACTTCGCCGACGAGGTGGAGCGATCCCTGCGGGTGCTCGACGGGGCGGTGGCGGTGTTCGACGCCGTCGCGGGCGTGGAACCGCAGAGCGAGTCCGTGTGGCGGCAGGCCGACCGGCACGGCGTACCGAGGATCGCGTTCGTCAACAAGCTGGACCGGGTGGGCGCCGACCTCGATGCCGCGGTGGCGTCGATCCGGGAACGGCTCCATCCGGTCCCGCTGGTCGTGCACCTGCCGATCGGCACGGAGGACGGCTTCACCGGCGTCGTCGACCTGCTGCGCATGCGGGCTCTGACCTGGAGCGACGGCGGCGGGACGGCCGTCGAGGACGTCGTACCGGAGGATCTTCGCGAGGAGGCGCTGCGTCGGCGCCGCCTGCTGGAGGAAGCCGTGGCGGAGCGGCACCCGGCCGCCCTGGAGGAGTTCTGCGACCGCGAGACACTCTCCGCCGAGACCCTCTCCAGTACCCTGCGCGAGCTGACCCGCACGGGCGACGCAGTGGTCGTGCTGTGCGGCTCGGCCTACCGCAATCGCGGGATCGAGCCGCTGCTCGACGCCGTCGTCGCCTATCTGCCGTCGCCGTTGGACGTGCCGCCGGTATGCGGTATGCCTGGTGGCGCCGCCGGTATGCGAAATACCAAGGGCGGTATGCGTGACGCCGTCGACGGTATGCACGGCACTGTCCACGGTATGCACGAAGGTGCCGACACTCAGCGCGAGACTGCCGACCGTATACAGGATGCCGTCGGCGAACAACGACCCGCCGACCCCACCGCACCGTTCGCGGCGCTCGCGTTCAAGGTCGCCGCGACCCCCACGGGCCGGCTCACCTATCTGCGGGTGTACTCGGGCACGATCGAGAAAGGAGACGCGGTATGGGAGTCCGGCGCGCGGCGCATCGAGCGGATCGGCCGGATCCTGCGTGTGCAGGCCGACCGGCATGCGCAGCTGGAGCGCGCGGTCGCCGGGGACATCGTGGCCGTGATCGGGCTGAAGTCGGCCCGTGCGGGTTCGACGCTGAGCGCGCCGGGGGCACCGGTCGTTCTCGAACCGCCCGGGGTCGCCGACCCGGTCGTCTCCGTGGCGGTCGAGGCACGCACGAGCACCGACGCCGACCGGCTGGCCTCGGCACTTGCCCGGCTGGCCGAGGAGGACCCCTCGCTGGTCGTCCGGACCGACCCGGAGACGGGTCAGACGGTGCTGTCGGGCATGGGTGAACTGCACCTGGAGGTAGCGGTGGAGAAGATCCGTCGCAGCCTCGGTCTGGAGGTCAACGTGGGTCGTCCGAGGGTGACCTACCGCGAGACGGTCGCCCGTGGAGTGTCCGGCCGGGTCTTCCGGCATGTCAAACAGGACGGTGGGGCCGGGCAGTTCGCGCAGATCGTGCTCGACGTCGAGCCACTCGGCGCGGACGAGACGGGGGGTGCTGCTGAAACCGGTTTCACGTTCCGATCGACCGTCGTCGGAGGACGGGTGCCGCAGGAGTACGTCCGTGCGGTCGAGGCCGGCTGCCGGGACGCCCTCGCCGAGGGCCCCGTGGGCGGGCACCCGGTCACCGGGCTGCGGGTCACCCTGACCGACGGGGCGACCCATGTGAAGGACTCCTCCGAGATGGCCTTCCGCACGGCCGGTCGGCTCGGGCTGCGGGAAGCCCTGCGCGGCTGTGCGATGGTCGTGCTGGAACCGGTTGTCGAGGTCACGGTAACCGTTCCCGAGGACGCCGTAGGCGGGGTCCTCGGCGACCTGGCAGCACGGCGCGGGCGGGTCACCGACTCGGCCGTGCGCGGCGGTTCGGCGGTGGTCACCGCCACCGTGCCGCTGGCCGAACTGTTCGGCTACGCGACCCGGCTGCGCAGCCGAACCCAGGGCCGAGGCACCTTCTCGGCCCGGCCGACGGGGTACGCCCCGGCGCCGGCGGTGGCGACGACGCGGTAG
- a CDS encoding coagulation factor 5/8 type domain-containing protein produces MPHTPSSETPAVRRRAVLAAAATVAAAPALAGLAAAPVSAAPRGKRLRALPGGGDLGPNVLVFDPSTPDIQARLDAVFRQQEAAQFDTGRHALLFRPGTYHGLNAQLGFYTSIAGLGLSPDDTTINGDVTVDAGWFGGNATQNFWRSAENLALVPVSGTNRWAVAQAAPFRRMHIRGGLNLAPSGYGWASGGYIADSRIEGEIGPYSQQQWYTRDSAIGSWLNGVWNMVFSGVEGAPAQSFPNPPYTTLDTTPVSREKPFLYVDGAGAFRVFLPAKRTNARGVTWGNGTPRGSSLPLSRFYVAKPGVTAATLNQALAQGLNLLLTPGIYHLDRPIQVNRADTVVLGLGYATLIPDNGVTALKVADVDGVRLASFLVDAGPVNSSVLLEVGPSGASRDHSANPTTVQDVFVRIGGAGAGKATTSMVINNRHTIVDHTWVWRADHGEGVGWETNRADYGVVVNGHDVLATGLFVEHFNKYDVQWNGQRGRTIFFQNEKAYDAPSQAAIQNGSVKGYAAYKVGAAVTAHEGWGLGSYCYYNVDPTIVQHHGFAAPNVPGVKFHDLLVVSLGGQGQYEHVINDLGAPTSGTSTVPSTVVSYP; encoded by the coding sequence ATGCCCCACACTCCGTCGTCGGAGACGCCCGCCGTGCGCCGCAGAGCAGTCCTCGCCGCAGCCGCCACGGTCGCGGCAGCCCCCGCACTCGCCGGACTCGCCGCCGCGCCGGTCTCCGCCGCCCCGCGCGGAAAGCGGTTGCGCGCCCTTCCGGGCGGTGGCGACCTCGGCCCGAACGTCCTCGTCTTCGACCCGTCGACCCCGGACATCCAGGCCCGGCTGGACGCGGTGTTCCGGCAACAGGAGGCGGCCCAATTCGACACCGGGCGCCACGCGTTGCTGTTCCGCCCCGGTACCTACCACGGCCTCAACGCCCAACTCGGCTTCTACACCTCGATCGCCGGCCTGGGCCTCTCCCCCGACGACACGACCATCAACGGGGACGTGACCGTCGACGCGGGCTGGTTCGGCGGCAACGCCACGCAGAACTTCTGGCGTTCGGCGGAGAACCTCGCGCTCGTCCCGGTCAGCGGCACCAACCGGTGGGCGGTCGCCCAGGCCGCCCCCTTCCGCCGGATGCACATACGCGGCGGCCTCAACCTCGCCCCGTCCGGCTACGGTTGGGCCAGTGGCGGCTACATCGCCGACAGCCGTATCGAAGGCGAGATCGGCCCGTACTCGCAGCAGCAGTGGTACACCCGGGACAGTGCGATCGGCAGCTGGCTCAACGGCGTGTGGAACATGGTGTTCTCCGGGGTGGAGGGCGCCCCCGCCCAGAGCTTCCCCAACCCGCCGTACACCACGCTCGACACCACCCCGGTCTCGCGGGAGAAGCCGTTCCTGTACGTCGACGGCGCCGGCGCGTTCCGCGTCTTCCTGCCCGCCAAGCGCACGAACGCGCGCGGGGTCACGTGGGGCAACGGCACACCGCGCGGCAGCTCACTGCCCCTGTCGCGGTTCTACGTCGCCAAGCCGGGCGTCACCGCCGCCACGCTCAACCAGGCGCTCGCGCAGGGCCTGAACCTGCTGCTGACACCGGGGATCTACCACCTCGACCGGCCGATTCAGGTGAACCGCGCCGACACCGTCGTGCTGGGCCTGGGTTACGCCACCCTGATCCCGGACAACGGCGTCACCGCGCTGAAGGTGGCCGACGTCGACGGGGTCCGGCTGGCGAGCTTCCTCGTCGACGCCGGACCCGTCAACTCCTCGGTCCTGCTGGAAGTCGGTCCGTCCGGCGCATCGCGCGACCACTCCGCCAACCCCACCACCGTCCAGGACGTGTTCGTCCGGATCGGCGGGGCGGGTGCCGGCAAGGCCACCACCAGCATGGTGATCAACAACCGTCACACGATCGTCGACCACACCTGGGTCTGGCGCGCCGACCATGGCGAGGGCGTCGGCTGGGAGACCAACCGGGCCGACTACGGCGTCGTCGTCAACGGCCACGACGTGCTGGCCACGGGCCTGTTCGTGGAACACTTCAACAAGTACGACGTGCAGTGGAACGGCCAGCGCGGCCGCACGATCTTCTTCCAGAACGAGAAGGCCTACGACGCGCCGAGCCAGGCGGCGATCCAGAACGGCTCGGTAAAGGGTTACGCCGCCTACAAGGTCGGCGCCGCCGTCACCGCGCACGAGGGCTGGGGGCTGGGCAGTTACTGCTACTACAACGTCGACCCGACGATCGTCCAGCACCACGGCTTCGCCGCCCCGAACGTACCCGGTGTGAAGTTCCACGACCTGCTGGTGGTCTCCCTGGGCGGCCAAGGCCAGTACGAGCACGTCATCAACGACCTCGGGGCGCCGACTTCCGGTACGTCGACGGTGCCGTCGACCGTGGTGTCGTATCCCTGA
- a CDS encoding ABC transporter substrate-binding protein: MRTIRAAATGAVVMSLALAATACGGGTSTDGGGSNDSPKTLTYWASNQGASIEVDKKVLQPELDKFEKQTGIKVKLEVVPWSDLLNRILTATTSGQGPDVLNIGNTWSASLQATGALLPWDEANLAKIGGRNRFVDSALGSTGAEGKDPAAVPLYSMAYALYYNKQIFADAGIAQPPATWAELVADGKKIQAKGKQVLGAEGANVSENVHHVFVFAKQHGADFFAADGKPDFTSDGAVAAVKQYVDLMAKDKAIPQGNAEYAQNQSVSDFAKGKTAMLLWQSASSNLKSQGMSEDKYGIAPVPVQSGTPGTGAQVNSMVAGINLAVFKNTDNLDGATEFVKFMTGDEEQKILNKAYSTIPPVASAQSDAGFNSAANAVLKDTLAKSAAALPQVADESQFETVVGTAVKELFADAAAGRPVTTESVKAKLAKAQQQMPTK, encoded by the coding sequence ATGCGCACCATCCGAGCCGCGGCCACAGGCGCCGTCGTCATGTCACTCGCCCTCGCGGCCACGGCCTGTGGAGGCGGCACCTCGACGGACGGCGGAGGCTCCAACGACTCGCCGAAGACCCTGACGTACTGGGCCTCGAACCAGGGCGCGAGCATCGAGGTGGACAAGAAGGTCCTCCAGCCGGAACTCGACAAGTTCGAGAAGCAGACCGGGATCAAGGTGAAGCTGGAGGTCGTCCCCTGGTCGGACCTGCTCAACCGGATCCTCACGGCGACCACGTCCGGCCAGGGCCCCGACGTCCTCAACATCGGCAACACCTGGTCGGCCTCGCTCCAGGCCACGGGCGCGCTGCTGCCCTGGGACGAGGCGAACCTCGCGAAGATCGGCGGCAGAAACCGTTTCGTCGATTCCGCGCTCGGCTCGACCGGAGCGGAGGGCAAGGACCCGGCCGCGGTGCCGCTGTACTCGATGGCCTACGCCCTCTACTACAACAAGCAGATCTTCGCCGACGCCGGCATAGCCCAACCGCCCGCCACCTGGGCCGAGTTGGTGGCCGACGGCAAGAAGATCCAGGCGAAGGGCAAGCAGGTTCTGGGCGCCGAGGGCGCGAACGTCTCGGAAAACGTCCATCACGTCTTCGTCTTCGCCAAGCAGCACGGCGCCGACTTCTTCGCCGCCGACGGAAAGCCCGACTTCACGTCCGACGGCGCGGTCGCGGCGGTCAAGCAGTACGTCGACCTGATGGCGAAGGACAAGGCCATCCCGCAGGGCAACGCCGAGTACGCGCAGAACCAGTCCGTGAGCGACTTCGCCAAGGGGAAGACGGCGATGCTGCTGTGGCAGTCCGCCTCCTCCAACCTCAAGTCCCAGGGCATGAGCGAGGACAAGTACGGCATCGCCCCGGTGCCCGTGCAGTCCGGCACCCCCGGCACCGGCGCCCAGGTCAACTCGATGGTCGCGGGCATCAACCTGGCGGTCTTCAAGAACACCGACAACCTCGACGGCGCCACCGAGTTCGTGAAGTTCATGACCGGCGACGAGGAGCAGAAGATCCTCAACAAGGCCTACAGCACCATCCCGCCCGTCGCCTCCGCCCAGTCGGACGCCGGGTTCAACTCCGCCGCGAACGCGGTCCTGAAGGACACCCTCGCCAAGAGCGCCGCCGCGCTGCCGCAGGTCGCCGACGAGTCCCAGTTCGAGACCGTGGTCGGTACGGCCGTCAAGGAACTGTTCGCCGACGCGGCCGCCGGCCGCCCGGTGACCACCGAGTCGGTCAAGGCCAAGCTCGCCAAGGCCCAGCAGCAGATGCCGACGAAGTGA